From Pseudomonas arsenicoxydans:
ACCAACAAACACTAATGCTCATTTTCCAAGATAAAAACATCAAACTTTTTTCCGCATATTAAACAGGCCTCACCGCACAACCCAACTACACCCAACACACGTTTAATCGCAATAAAAAAACAAAAGCGCCGTAACAAACCAACACCCGACTTTAATCCAGCAAACCCAGTCGCTTGGCCTTTGCAACGGCCTGAGTTCTGCGCTCGACACCTAACTTTCCATGGATACGCCGAGAATGAGTTTTGACTGTATGTAACGAAATAAACAGTTGCTCTGCAATCTGCTGATTGGAATTACCCATCGCAATCAACTTGAGCACTTCAACTTCACGCTGACTGAGCGGGTTTACTTCACTAGCGAGTACTGTGTTTTCAAGACAGATGCCGGAAACGCCCAACGTTGATAGAAGATCGGGCTGACGCAGTTGCAACTCGCAGAACGCCTGTCGGAGGCCGCAACGATCAACCAGGGTCAAGCCCCTTTGCAAAGACTCTCTGGCCATAACGCAATCACCGCTCAGCCATGCAACTTCAGCCCCGGCGAACAGCAATTCGACTTCCAGCGCCAACATGGCCGACCGTTGCGACTGTTCGAGCAGCGGGGCGAGTTGACTCATCGGGTCCTTGGACTGGTGAAGATAAACCTGCGCCAATACCAGCAAGTATTCATTCCGTGCAATCAACATTAATGTTGCCGGCGGAGCCTGTCGCGCCAACGGACTACGGTAGTGGCGCAGCACCCGGCTAAGCGCTTCATGGGCCAGTTCGGGGCGCCCCTGCTGTAGCCAGAGTTGACTGCTGACCTGCAACAACGCACCGCGATAAACGGTGTCGGGAATCTGCCGTTGCTGCATCAAGCGTTCGGCATCGCGCAGATGAACAAACGCTTGAGCATAGTCACGCTTATTGGCTGCTAACTGCGCCAATCCAAGGAAGCCATAAAGCACCCGTTTGTCATGGTTGCGCAGGCAGATCTGTAGCCCTGCTTCGAAATACTCGGCAGCCACGGCATCCAGGCCCTGAGTCAAACTCAACCGGCCACGATGCAAGGCAATCCGCCCCAGCAAAGGCTCAGCTTTTCGATGCTGCCGGGTGAGCAGGCCATGGATGTTGGCGAGCAAACTTTCGGCACGTTGTGGGGCTCCGCGTTGCTCCAGCAATTGCGCGTGATCGAGTTCCAGCAGCCCTTCGAACACCAGCGAGCCTTGTGCTCGCGCCAGGCACAACGCATCGCGGTTGATGGCCTGCGCGACATCAAGCTCACCCCGCAGCAAGGCCTGTTGCGTCAAACCCGACAGGCACATCAAGCGCACGGGCCATAGGTCAGGACCGAGCACGCTCAGTGCATCGACAAAGTGCGCTCGCGCGCCCTCCATGTGCCCCTGCAAATGCAGTAGCCAGCCTTGCTGGGCCTGCCAGCGCGCAATCAATTGCCGCTGAAGGAATGCCGACGGCTGAGGAG
This genomic window contains:
- a CDS encoding LuxR C-terminal-related transcriptional regulator, which produces MTAMTPCLDRPGFLPRLSSHHLSRDRLTQPLLASAARVKLLCAPAGSGKTALLTDCLLQAPPHCRVCWLPLSGVALSPADFCQRLAQTLGLASAQESDVLGALARLQAPTWLFVDDYCRVPNPELDHLLDRMLAASSPMLTWWLGGRRRPQCNWPRLLLDDELYECERATLAFNQTEIASLLRHLSPVDASTAASKIIQRSGGWCAGVRVALLQKCDWSRSDPQHSRPDTLLDYLEHELFTSLTPELAEVWRVLAHFPRFNARLCDHLFGAGEGAQFLKTLQELGCFIEPWRETDDWLQIFPPLTQLMRAEQWPAGRSWHRRACQWFAAELDWKAAFEHALLAEEFEVAVSLLQHFNFEHLFEEQTVVLLLHLHEQQGEELMLGSSQLVGLITAALLFAGRFGQAADCIEHLSRFTPQPSAFLQRQLIARWQAQQGWLLHLQGHMEGARAHFVDALSVLGPDLWPVRLMCLSGLTQQALLRGELDVAQAINRDALCLARAQGSLVFEGLLELDHAQLLEQRGAPQRAESLLANIHGLLTRQHRKAEPLLGRIALHRGRLSLTQGLDAVAAEYFEAGLQICLRNHDKRVLYGFLGLAQLAANKRDYAQAFVHLRDAERLMQQRQIPDTVYRGALLQVSSQLWLQQGRPELAHEALSRVLRHYRSPLARQAPPATLMLIARNEYLLVLAQVYLHQSKDPMSQLAPLLEQSQRSAMLALEVELLFAGAEVAWLSGDCVMARESLQRGLTLVDRCGLRQAFCELQLRQPDLLSTLGVSGICLENTVLASEVNPLSQREVEVLKLIAMGNSNQQIAEQLFISLHTVKTHSRRIHGKLGVERRTQAVAKAKRLGLLD